Sequence from the Leptospira johnsonii genome:
CAAAGCAAGCCTGTTCACCGGAGTCATTCCAATTAGATTCCCTGTAAAAATCCCTACAATTGCCGGGACAGGGTTTGGACTCGGAGACTCCCGCTAGACAGGTTCTTTCTTTTTGTCTTTTGTTTTCAGGGAATAAGATCACCGCAGTCACGCATATCCGGGGCGTAAGGATTTAGGATTTTTATACCGGAAAACACCCATGTCTTTTTGACCATTGGACAATAAAAACGGTTTCTTTCAGACTGTAGTCTATGGATTTTCATAGTATTCGCTAAAACTTCGCTAAACTTAGAATAGGCCTCAAAGGATATTTTCACATCCGAAGATTTTGCCCCTTCCAATACATTCTTCATTTCTAGTGCGGAAGATTCCAAGCCACCTTTTGCTTCTGCCAAAGAATTTAAGGAAGAAATTAGTCCGCTTACATCAGGAGAAACATCTTCAGTTGTTAAGAGAAGTCGAATTATCTTATCGTTTTCCGACAAAACTTTTTCGAAGAGAGGTTTTTCTGTCTCTAATACCGGCTTCTCTTCTTTTTTGCAGAAGGAAAGGGAAAGTAATAATGAAGATAATAAAATTAGCAGTACGGATCGTTTCATCCTATTCTCCAAATATGAATAAATACTCGGGAATCGAGCCTTTAAGACCATAAAAAAATCTTTTTTAGGTTCTGGCAACCGTTAGAGCTTCAAACTATTCTTCGAAAAAATGGGTTCAAAGCTTTTGCCTATATAGGAAATTAGGAGTAAAGGCAAGGCTCTAATGTATTTTGATAAGCATGTTTTTGTCTGTGAGAATGTCAGAGCGGAAGGAGAAAGGCCTTCTTGTGGTCCGAAAGGATCTCCTCAATTACTCGCCTATATGAAAAAGAGAATACAAGAACTCGGATTAAAAGGTAAGATCCGTATCCAAAAGTCCGGATGTTTGGATCGTTGTGAGTTGGGCCCTGTGCAGGTTTCTTATCCGGAAGGTCTTTGGTTCTCGATCAAGACACAAGAAGACGCAGAAGTATTTATACAAAATCATATACTAGAAAATAAACCGGAAGCGATCCGGCATCTTATGTTAAAGGACGAAGAGTGAGAGGGTAATCAAATGGCAAAAAAATTCGAAATACCAAAATCGTATCTCGCATACGAATTGAAAGAATATAGCAACGAACCTGGAAGAGCAAAAATCGTAGAAAAAGAACTCAAACCTTTAAAGAAAGGTGAGGTGTTGCTCAAGGTACATTCAGGTTCCATCAATCCATCCGATCTCATGTTCATGAGAGGTTTGTATGGAATTAAGAAAAAACTTCCAGTCGTTCCCGGTTTTGAGGGAAGCGGTTTGGTGATTGCAAGCGGTGGTGGCTGGAGAGCAAATTCTCTAGTAGGTAAACCGGTTGCATGTGTTGCTCCGAATAAAGGTGACGGGCCTTATGCGGAATACATGATCACTGACGCTTATTCTTGTTTTACTTTAGGAAAAGATGTGAGCTTGGAACAAGGAGCTTGTCTATTCGTAAATCCTATCACTGCTTGGGCATTGTTGGACCAAGTGATCCGAGAAAAACATAAAGCATATGTTCAAACTGCTGCGGCTTCCGCTTTGGGAAAAATGTTATTAAGACTTTCCGTTAAAAAAGGAATTCCAGGCATCCATGTGGTAAGAAGAAAAGAGCAAGTCGATCTTCTCAAATCTTTAGGCGCAGAACATGTATTGGATTCCAGCTCTCCGAATTTTGATCGGGAACTTAGGGTTCTTTCGAACAAGCTGAATGCTACTATTTTGTTGGATGCAGTTGCAGGAGAGATCACAGGAAAAGCGTTAGCAGCTATGCCTTACGGAAGTAAATGTGTGGTTTACGGTGCATTATCGGAAGAGCCTATTTCTTATCATGCAGGACTTGGGATCTTCCAAGACAAAAAGATAGAAGGTTATTGGCTTTCTTCCTGGATGCCGAAACAAAACCCTTTCAAAATCTGGAAGATTACCTCAGAGATCCGTTCCCTTTTAGGAAAAGAATTCCAAACACAGATCGCAGCTAAGTATCCACTGAAAGAAGCGGATAAAGCGATCCAAGAATACGCAAATAATATGACCAGAGGAAAGGTCCTTATTTCTAACGGATGGGAGCTTTGATGGGGACTCCATCCAGAAAGAGTAGAATGTTTCGACCTTGGGTTCTAGTTTTAGGAGTCGGAATTCTTTTCAGCTCCTGCTTGGACCTAAGGGAGAATGTAAAAAAGTTACAGGCTTGTAAGTTTAAGATTTTAGAAACCAAAACGGAAAGGGTAGAAATTCTACCTTTTCCACCTTCTCCAAAGATAGTAATGACTTCTAAATTGGAGATAGAGAATCCGAACGATTCTTCTGTTAAAATTTATAAGTTCGATCTTGGTGTAATTACCTCAGGCACTGATGGAAAAGAAGCCGAATTAGCCAGGGTCATTTCGGATGAAGAAACAGAAGTCCCAGCTTTTTCCAAAACGGTGATCCAACTCAGGATAGAAACAAGCTTTGAAAAGAGAGAGAACCAGGATAAACTATTACTTGGAATTTTAGTAGTCACGAACCTAGTCGCTGGAAAAGATCCGAATTTAAGAATGAAAGGAAGCGTGAGATACAAAACCGTTTTAGGAGAAGTAGATCTTCCTTTGGATGAAAAAATACGATTATTACCTAAGAAGCCGGAGTATGAAATTTAACTTTTTAAGTTTTGGAACTGTCTGCAAAAGTCTGATCCTTCTTACAATTGTACTATTCGGTTTATCGAATTGTTCAGATGTAGACGACGATTTTTATACTTTTGGAGAAGCGGGCACTAAGATCATGGTAGCTTACGCCGCAAAAGACGCAGAATGCGGATCGAGTAGACAGATCACCTCTTTGGTTCCCGGAAAACAAAGGAAGAAGGATGTGGACAATTGTGTTGCCTCAGTCGCTTTCGAAAAATGTAGCTTTTGGACACAGGCAGGAGATCCGGTTCCGTTTGCATGTAAGGCCA
This genomic interval carries:
- a CDS encoding LIC13259/LIC11441 family protein, translating into MKRSVLLILLSSLLLSLSFCKKEEKPVLETEKPLFEKVLSENDKIIRLLLTTEDVSPDVSGLISSLNSLAEAKGGLESSALEMKNVLEGAKSSDVKISFEAYSKFSEVLANTMKIHRLQSERNRFYCPMVKKTWVFSGIKILNPYAPDMRDCGDLIP
- a CDS encoding (2Fe-2S) ferredoxin domain-containing protein codes for the protein MYFDKHVFVCENVRAEGERPSCGPKGSPQLLAYMKKRIQELGLKGKIRIQKSGCLDRCELGPVQVSYPEGLWFSIKTQEDAEVFIQNHILENKPEAIRHLMLKDEE
- a CDS encoding zinc-binding dehydrogenase, which encodes MAKKFEIPKSYLAYELKEYSNEPGRAKIVEKELKPLKKGEVLLKVHSGSINPSDLMFMRGLYGIKKKLPVVPGFEGSGLVIASGGGWRANSLVGKPVACVAPNKGDGPYAEYMITDAYSCFTLGKDVSLEQGACLFVNPITAWALLDQVIREKHKAYVQTAAASALGKMLLRLSVKKGIPGIHVVRRKEQVDLLKSLGAEHVLDSSSPNFDRELRVLSNKLNATILLDAVAGEITGKALAAMPYGSKCVVYGALSEEPISYHAGLGIFQDKKIEGYWLSSWMPKQNPFKIWKITSEIRSLLGKEFQTQIAAKYPLKEADKAIQEYANNMTRGKVLISNGWEL
- a CDS encoding LEA type 2 family protein, whose protein sequence is MGTPSRKSRMFRPWVLVLGVGILFSSCLDLRENVKKLQACKFKILETKTERVEILPFPPSPKIVMTSKLEIENPNDSSVKIYKFDLGVITSGTDGKEAELARVISDEETEVPAFSKTVIQLRIETSFEKRENQDKLLLGILVVTNLVAGKDPNLRMKGSVRYKTVLGEVDLPLDEKIRLLPKKPEYEI
- a CDS encoding LIC13255 family lipoprotein, producing the protein MKFNFLSFGTVCKSLILLTIVLFGLSNCSDVDDDFYTFGEAGTKIMVAYAAKDAECGSSRQITSLVPGKQRKKDVDNCVASVAFEKCSFWTQAGDPVPFACKAIEFRLK